GGTGAACTTGAACTGAAAAGAAACAATGGGACAGAGTTCACTATCCGGTTTAGTGGTATAAGAAATGAACCTGAACCATTACAGCGTATCGCTCGTTCCTAATTCCCTTTCTCTCTATAACTCTAGACAAACCAAATCCCGCTCACACTCAAACCCCTTCAATGCCAGAGAAATAAGTGTACCTTAATTGGGGAAGGGCTGCTGATATACAAATATACAGGAATGATTAGTTGATTGGCTGTGCTTTGTAAGTGCAGCATTGTTGTGAAAATAATAAGCCTTTTTCCCTTAAAATACTACATATGTGCTCCTGTAATATCATAAAAAGCCTTAATAACCCCGGCATACAGAAAAAAACTTCTAAGATGTAGTATGTTTGGATATAAAGAACTATAAAGAGATATAAAGAGCCACTACTTCTTCATATATGTTAAATTTATTATTTAAGAGATATACATTAAAAGTAAAAAGATTTTTGGTTTTATAATGTTTTAATTTTGAGTATAAAGTATTATGAAGTTTTAAATTTCTCTTTCTGTTTTTATAAAATATAATAAAAATAAGTATGTATATATTTGAAGATTTCCAAGTGATTTCGATTATAAATGGCTCTTTATTAAACCCAGCCTATTGGGTAAAAAATGTAAAGAAATCGAATAAAACAAGGAATTAGCAGTGATTGTGATTTTTAATCCTTAAATATTTAAGTCCTATGAAATTAAAAACTTTGCAAGGGGAAAGATATGAAGATTAGAGTAGTTAGCTCAAAAGAAGAAATCTTTACATTAAATCCTAATGAACGTGTTGTTCACTTGGCTTTCAGGCCGTCGAACAAGGATATTTTTACACTTGTCGAAACCTGCCCGAAAATTGAGGCTATACAAATTCCAAAATCTTACAGACGTACGGTCTCAAAATCCATTGGAATGTTCCTTGAAATGCAGAGAATCCAGCTTATTGAAGGCGATGTTTGGGGTCACAGAAAGGATATAAACGAGTATTATATCATTCCCCCCTCGGTCTTTGAGAAAATAAAGGAAATGAAGATTGCAGGTAAATCCAATGAGGTGATTGAGGAGAGAATCTTAAGGGAAAGCAGACTTAACCCTGATATGGTTGCCTACATTATGAACAAAGAAGCTCAAGCCTGGGCTTGAGTCAAATAAAAAATTTCTATAACCGGTAAAGCCAGTTATACTATTTTATTATTAATTTATTGACTTATATTTCTGTAAATTTCTGTAAGAAACTCAGAGATTTATAAAGGGTATATGTATTAAAATCAGTGTTTTCAATAGCAATACAAACCGTCATTCCCAATTTAAATCTACCATATCTCCAATTTAAAATCTACTACAATATTACCCTCTTGATTTCTATAAAACTCTATGTTAGAAAGGCTCGATATTGGAATCATCAGATAATGTGAGTCACAACATTTTCGAATAGGCTCTTAAATAAGATAACATCTTATGAGATATTGTGGCATTATCAACAGCTCTATCAGTATAGAATCTGAAGCGGAAGAATTGTTGATAGGCTTGAAAAATATATCCTCAAGAATCTCTTGATTCTGTAATAAAAAGATTAGCTACTTGTGCTTATGATTGGCAGCCTCTTAGTGAAGAGGATATGAAATCAATAGAAGAGGGGTCAAAAGATTATAAGGCTGGTAATTTTACATTGAGAAAAAAGTATGGGGAGATTTGGAAAAAGAATAAAAATTAGGATTGAAGCAGCTGAATTACAAACTCAGTAGCATAATCCTTCATCTAACTCATACTTGACTTTATCTCAAGTACGTAGTCTTGTTTACAATAACCTTTGGGTAAAGCGGGGGGATAGTTATAGTATATTTTTTTATAAAGCACAGGGTCGAAGATTATTCAAAGTGGAAACCTGTTTTTGATGAAGATGGATCAAGGAGAGAAAAAGCAGGCTGTAAAGGCTGGCAGCTTTTCCGCAGTTTGGATGACCCCAATGAGATCTTCATCCTTTTGGAATGGGATACAAAAGAACACGCAACCAACTTCGTAGAATCCGAAGAACTGAGAAAAATAATGAAAAAAGCAGGGGTAATCACAAAACCTGAAATCCGCTTTTTTGAGAAAATCGAGGACTTTTCGTTATGAGTTGTAAAAAGTTCAATGTGGTGGTGGAAGAAATTTACTTTAATTGGTAAGCTTCAAGCTGTCTTAATTTATTGTATTCCCTTTCTTAGGATACCAATCTTTTATAACATCCAGGTTGTAGAAGTCTTTCTCATGCCATTCAATGAGTATAGCGGTTGATTCGTGATCAGGCTGAGAGTTCGGAGTCCCTCCTGCGGCTATTGCAATGGAGGACCACCGCGGCTGTATTCCGTTGAATCCAGGACAGCAAGCCAGTCAAAGTCAGTGAAGCTTTGCGGAGTTAGTGCGAAGTAAGTCGAATTCTTCATACTGCCCGAGCGAATTGGAAGAGCTTCAATTTCAGAAGCTGGAAGTCCCTGACCTTTATAGGTTGGAATGAATCGCCCCGGTCCTGGTGAGCTGGTCAATCGAGCCTCAAGAGTACCGGCTTCGGGTTCACTGATGCCATTGGCTTCTGAAACGCCCACGGCTGTTCCGATTACGGCATAATGTGAGCCGAATATCTCATTGAGTTGGGCTCCTGCTGGCCACCAGATGAGTAAATCAGTGCCCAGTTGCCATTGCGCCTTTCCACGCTGCAGGTGGCTGTTGTGAGCGAAGGCAAAAACTTTCCCCCTGCCGCGTTCACGGCACACCATATACGTCAGATTATCTGCCATTATCAGGTCACGAATGCCGAGGCCTTCGACAAGCCTTTCTTTTGGTTTGGCAGAAGTCCGCGCCAGCACCGCATGATAGTTAAGTAACTGCCTGGAGAGCACTGCATATTGCACAGCTTCCAGATAACGGCTCTCATCACTCTTAGCTACCAATTCGGGACGGCGTAGGCGCAATTCCATAATGAGATCTTCCACTTTAATCCGAAGTGAGGTTGCAGCCGGTGATAAGCCTATTGACTTAGATGGGTCCATCATTGCATCAGGGTTCTCCCAATCAGAGTCCTGACCAAGAAATGCGTCTATACGTTCTCGATGTTTCTGGCTGCTGACACTATCGATCGAGGCAAGGTAATTGAGAACGAAGTATAGAACTTGCCTTGGGCTATCGCTGTAGGTCATTTCTGTCGGGCTATCGAAGCCATAGAATCGAAGTTTGATTGGATGGGAAGGATCAGCGTTGTATTGCCGCATCCACTCCACCAGCTCTCGATTCGCATCGAGCCTGCCAAAACCGTGGCTAAATCCGGAATCCTGCAAATCCTCATATGATGCCGGACCGCGGCCAGCTATGTACTCATTCACAAGGTGCGCTCTGGGAAAACTGCTTTCGATGGCAATGGCACTGTAGCCGTGTGCTTCTACCAGGCGCTGGAAGAGCCGGTTGCGAAGTATATGAGTATCTTCGCCGCCGTGGAGTGCTTCTCCAAAGCCAAGCAACTTCACCGAGCTACCAAGTGAGGTGATAACCCTGTCGACGGCGACGTTGAAGGTTTCGGGTGAATTTACAGAGAAGGGAACCGTTTCGTGTGAAATCCAGTCGTCTAGAGTGGCATACGTCGGGTTGGAATTTCTGTTAAGAGATAGATTTTTTTTCATTTTCCAGGGACTCCTGATAGTCGGAATAATCCAACATTCTGTATTTAATGCTTTTTTGTTAAAGCTAATAGACTTTAATTCTTGGATGCCGGGTGCCTGATAACTAGCAACACTTATTCCGATTTTGAAGTAAAGATATTAATTGATAATTTATTCGATAAAACCGAGAATCTCTGAATCGTAATCTGTGGAGATTTCAATGCGGAATTTGATGTGGTGCTTCTTGGTCCCATTCAGGAAAATAGCCTTCAACAGAATTATTTCCTCTCCGATCCTGCCAGTTATTTCCCTGTCATAATCGGTAGATTTTTAAGAACAAATTTATATATATAATAACATAGATAAAAATAGAGTCAGACTGATTTGGATTTCTGACTGATTTAGATTCTAAATACCGAAATGCTTACAAAATGCTGATCTGAACAGGACAGTAATAGGAAGAGTACAGAAAAGGTATTGAGAAAAACGCAATAAAGGAGTCATAAAAATGCCAGCAAAAGTCAACAAAGAAGAATGTACAGGCTGTGGAACCTGTGTGGAAGAGTGTCCTGTAGAAGCAATCGTCATTGATGAGGACGAAGGTTGTGCAGCTGTGGATGAAGAAGAATGCGTAGAGTGCGGCGCATGTGAAGAGGTTTGCCCTATAGAGGCTATAGAGGTCGAATAACCCCAAAAAACCAGATAGTCAAAAGAATAGAACTACACGCTAGAGCAGCTTTTACAAACAAAAATCACGATTATCTGGAAATTGTAAGAGAGTGGGAACCAGGAAAAGCCTATAAACACTTTAAAGCTGCTTCCCATTCTGATTTTCTATTTTTCAGGAACCGCCGGTTAGCTCCGCTTGAGGAAGGAAGGACTTTCGTTTTATATCCCATTGCCCTTAGAATTGGTTCATACCCTCCTGATTTTTTGCCATTAAAAAGAACAAGTTTCAGGTTAGGAGCCTTATCTTTCAGCATTGAGAACTGGTTTATTTCTTCGTCCTTTATCTTTGCATCCTCGCTTCCTTCTCGTTCTCCGGCTTTAAATACATCCCAAAGCCCTATTTTGTGACGTTTAAGAGTATCAAGCCTGGCTTGATAGCTCATGTCCTGAAGGTTTTCTCCAATAATACTGCCGACCAGCCTCCAGAAGTCGTTGCCCGGATGCGCGTAATATTGATGTTTTCTGATAGAAACATCTCCTGGAAGGGACCCGAGAATGAGGATCTCGGTATTTTTATCAAGAACTGCTGGGAAACCCTGCTTTTTCATATATTAAAGAAGTTAATATATAACACTATATCAAACTTTGGAGGCAAAAATTTAAATTCCAGTTAAACTTCAGTTAAAATTTCATTTGAGCTTTAACTGGATTTATTTGAATCTCAATTGGATTTCAATTCAGTTATCTCTTCGGACAGATCTTTATAATATTTAAAAAGCTCCTGCCCCCAGGCAAGGGCACTTTTCTCAAAGCTTACCATCTCATGATTATAATATCTTCCTTCTTTAGAGATCATGGATAAGGAAATAAAGCGATCTGTAACAATACTGGAGGCAAGCTCAATTTTATTGTCACAGACAAAAAGATGAGTATTCTCCAAACTTAAGAATTCTTCAGCATCTGTCCTGTAGTCAGAAATCAGTTTTTCATAGATTGACCTCTCCAGAACAAGCGAGACTTCAATACCTCTTTTTGCAAGGTCGAGATAGAGGCTCGGATATCCGGGGCGGAAGAACGAAGAGATCTCCATGACTGTTTTTGACCTGTAAAGAGGATCCATGATCTCAGGAGGGTAATCAAAAATATGGGTTCTTTTGGGCAGTATCTCCTTACAACTTCCAAGCTCTCCGATCCGGTCAAGCAGATGGGAAGGAAGGGTCTTCAAATCCTGCCTTGCCCAGTAATCATGGTTTTCATCAAAAACCCGGAAGGTAGAGAGAAGAGGTTCCATTTTGGGGACAATAAGTTTTCCTTTTATAGAGAGCTCATAACTATCTCTTTTTTGCACCAGCAGCCCTTCCTTGAGCAGAATACGAATCTGAGCCATTATAGGGCTGGAACTGACGTTAAGCTCGGTCTTGATTTCCTCAATTGTCTTTGGTCCTTCCTTCAGGAGTAAAAGCAAATTTTTCCTTTTGTCCGAAAAGAAAATTGTGTCTATTAATTGCAGTTCCGCGCTCATTAAAGTTAACTCCGGAAAAATTCTTGGTTAATATCAGGAATTTGGTTGGAAATCTGACTCTAAAGTTAAACCTGCATAAGCTGTCTTGCAATTTGCTTACAAACTACCTTATAAACTACCTTACAAATTAATTTATATACTACTTATAAACTGCTTTATAAATTTCCTTTCAAATAGCCTTTCAGATTACTTTTGAAGCTGCCTTTCAAACTGTTTTTATATCTCAGTGCAGGCTGAGTAGCATGGATTCTGGGAAAGCTTCACTTTCAACTGTACAGACAAAGTTATCAATGCTCTTCTCGCTATCGATCTTCCATGCTCTTGATTTATAGAATTCAAAAAGTTCTTTTGCCCAGTTTACAGCTTCAGGCTCGGAACAGGACATGTAATTATGATAGAATCTTCCATTACTATCAAAGAGTGAGATCATCATTCCATGATCCGAGACCATGAGTTCAGCCAGCTTGACCTCATCATTATAGACAAAAAGTTCAGTGTTTTTCATTGTAGAAAGTTTCCTTATTTTCTTCTCATAATTGTACAGGAATTTTTCGAGTACTGACTCCGTGAAAATAAGGGTAACCTCTGACTCCAGTCTTCCAAGTTTTGTATAAAGGGGCAGGAACTCAGGTCTGTAGAAGGACGAAAATACCATAAGAAAACGTGAAGAAGAGAAGAAATTCAAAAGTTCTGTACGCGGCTCAAAAATCTGGCTCGGATCGGCTTCAATCAGTTTACAGCCCTTAAGGTCTCCTATTCTATCGAGCAAGTACTGAGGAATTCCACTGAGGTCGTGCTCGATCAAGTAATTGTCTCGCTCAAGCAAAATAAGGACATTGACAAGGGATTGAACTTTTTTAAATACAATCTTTCCCATATCTGTCAACTCATAGCTTCCGTTTTTTTGAATAACCAGGTCACTGTCTGTAAGCCTTTTGATCTGGGGCAGGATAGCTGTGGGAGAAACATCAAGTAGAGTTTTGATTTCTTCCATCGTTCTTGGTTTCTCTCCCAAGAGTAAAAGGAGATCTCTTCTCTTCTGGGAACGAAATACGACATCTATTAACTCATGTTGCATTCAAACCACTTCTATCGCGTTTTTGTATAAGTATAAAATACCTGTATCGTGTGACACTAAAGTCTCCGCGCAAAGACGGATGAAAATTTGAGTTCCAGTCTGGTCCTGCAGGATCTGAATGGGAAAAAGTGTTTGTGCCATATATTGGGAATATTCGATATTATCATTTATATAAAAGGATTTGGATGAAAAATTTCAAACGTAAGGGCATCAAGGTAATATAATTTATGAAGTTTTGGAATACCCTTAATTTTCCCTAAAAACGATATCAGCCGGCAGGAATAAAATATTACATGTCCAGACTGGTCGAATAATAAAATTATGTAAAATTATGAA
The Methanosarcina thermophila TM-1 genome window above contains:
- a CDS encoding DUF1699 family protein — encoded protein: MKIRVVSSKEEIFTLNPNERVVHLAFRPSNKDIFTLVETCPKIEAIQIPKSYRRTVSKSIGMFLEMQRIQLIEGDVWGHRKDINEYYIIPPSVFEKIKEMKIAGKSNEVIEERILRESRLNPDMVAYIMNKEAQAWA
- a CDS encoding putative quinol monooxygenase, yielding MKHRVEDYSKWKPVFDEDGSRREKAGCKGWQLFRSLDDPNEIFILLEWDTKEHATNFVESEELRKIMKKAGVITKPEIRFFEKIEDFSL
- a CDS encoding erythromycin esterase family protein, which codes for MKKNLSLNRNSNPTYATLDDWISHETVPFSVNSPETFNVAVDRVITSLGSSVKLLGFGEALHGGEDTHILRNRLFQRLVEAHGYSAIAIESSFPRAHLVNEYIAGRGPASYEDLQDSGFSHGFGRLDANRELVEWMRQYNADPSHPIKLRFYGFDSPTEMTYSDSPRQVLYFVLNYLASIDSVSSQKHRERIDAFLGQDSDWENPDAMMDPSKSIGLSPAATSLRIKVEDLIMELRLRRPELVAKSDESRYLEAVQYAVLSRQLLNYHAVLARTSAKPKERLVEGLGIRDLIMADNLTYMVCRERGRGKVFAFAHNSHLQRGKAQWQLGTDLLIWWPAGAQLNEIFGSHYAVIGTAVGVSEANGISEPEAGTLEARLTSSPGPGRFIPTYKGQGLPASEIEALPIRSGSMKNSTYFALTPQSFTDFDWLAVLDSTEYSRGGPPLQ
- a CDS encoding indolepyruvate ferredoxin oxidoreductase subunit alpha — translated: MPAKVNKEECTGCGTCVEECPVEAIVIDEDEGCAAVDEEECVECGACEEVCPIEAIEVE
- a CDS encoding DNA-deoxyinosine glycosylase, which gives rise to MKKQGFPAVLDKNTEILILGSLPGDVSIRKHQYYAHPGNDFWRLVGSIIGENLQDMSYQARLDTLKRHKIGLWDVFKAGEREGSEDAKIKDEEINQFSMLKDKAPNLKLVLFNGKKSGGYEPILRAMGYKTKVLPSSSGANRRFLKNRKSEWEAALKCL
- a CDS encoding helix-turn-helix transcriptional regulator produces the protein MSAELQLIDTIFFSDKRKNLLLLLKEGPKTIEEIKTELNVSSSPIMAQIRILLKEGLLVQKRDSYELSIKGKLIVPKMEPLLSTFRVFDENHDYWARQDLKTLPSHLLDRIGELGSCKEILPKRTHIFDYPPEIMDPLYRSKTVMEISSFFRPGYPSLYLDLAKRGIEVSLVLERSIYEKLISDYRTDAEEFLSLENTHLFVCDNKIELASSIVTDRFISLSMISKEGRYYNHEMVSFEKSALAWGQELFKYYKDLSEEITELKSN
- a CDS encoding helix-turn-helix transcriptional regulator; this encodes MQHELIDVVFRSQKRRDLLLLLGEKPRTMEEIKTLLDVSPTAILPQIKRLTDSDLVIQKNGSYELTDMGKIVFKKVQSLVNVLILLERDNYLIEHDLSGIPQYLLDRIGDLKGCKLIEADPSQIFEPRTELLNFFSSSRFLMVFSSFYRPEFLPLYTKLGRLESEVTLIFTESVLEKFLYNYEKKIRKLSTMKNTELFVYNDEVKLAELMVSDHGMMISLFDSNGRFYHNYMSCSEPEAVNWAKELFEFYKSRAWKIDSEKSIDNFVCTVESEAFPESMLLSLH